From a region of the Falsibacillus albus genome:
- a CDS encoding sugar ABC transporter permease, whose translation MNTITNKTNVDSNVVVKEKKVNLFKLDMRAYSMIGALLVIWILFTILNDTFLTPRNLSNLFLQMSVTSILSIGMVLVIVSGQIDLSVGSLVGLTGGVGAILNVWFGWSPVAVIAATVILGALIGLWQGWWIAYRAVPAFIVTLGGMLIFRGVLTGITDSRTIAPLTPDLKIIGQGYIIPLVGMILGTATLIFTVYYIIKQRNDRIKYGFEVLPMKWTAAMIIGIGALIMGFVYLMNSYQGIPIPFIVVIVLAAVFTFIAKSTVFGRQVYALGGNPEAAVLSGINIKRRILMVFVLGNTLAAIAGLILTARVNAATVSAGNMYELDAIAACVIGGTSLMGGIGTIPGAIVGALVMASLDNGMSIMNIDSFWQLIVKGSILILAVWFDIYSRTKNKTS comes from the coding sequence ATGAATACAATTACGAATAAGACCAATGTTGATTCAAACGTGGTTGTAAAGGAAAAAAAGGTGAACTTATTTAAGCTCGATATGCGGGCATATTCGATGATCGGGGCACTGCTGGTCATTTGGATTTTATTTACTATTTTAAATGATACATTTTTGACTCCAAGAAATCTGTCCAATCTGTTTTTGCAAATGTCTGTTACCTCCATTCTATCGATTGGAATGGTGCTTGTCATTGTATCCGGTCAAATCGATTTATCCGTCGGCTCACTGGTTGGTCTGACCGGTGGGGTAGGGGCGATATTGAATGTTTGGTTCGGATGGAGCCCGGTCGCTGTCATCGCCGCGACAGTGATCCTCGGAGCATTGATTGGTCTGTGGCAAGGCTGGTGGATTGCCTATCGGGCGGTTCCGGCATTCATCGTTACGCTCGGGGGGATGCTCATATTCAGGGGGGTTCTGACAGGGATCACGGACAGCCGCACAATCGCTCCGCTGACACCAGACCTGAAAATTATCGGGCAAGGCTATATCATCCCGCTGGTAGGAATGATCCTCGGTACGGCGACCTTGATTTTTACCGTATACTATATCATCAAGCAGCGAAATGATCGGATTAAATATGGTTTTGAAGTATTGCCGATGAAATGGACGGCGGCCATGATCATCGGGATTGGCGCATTGATCATGGGATTTGTGTATTTAATGAATTCGTATCAAGGTATTCCCATTCCATTTATCGTTGTCATCGTTTTGGCAGCAGTCTTCACGTTCATTGCGAAGAGTACGGTATTCGGCAGACAAGTTTACGCACTTGGCGGAAATCCAGAAGCGGCCGTTCTTTCCGGGATTAACATCAAGCGCAGGATCCTGATGGTATTTGTCCTAGGGAACACGTTGGCTGCAATCGCTGGACTCATCCTTACGGCCCGGGTCAATGCGGCAACGGTAAGCGCCGGAAATATGTATGAATTGGATGCGATCGCGGCATGCGTCATTGGTGGAACGTCACTGATGGGCGGCATCGGCACCATCCCTGGGGCCATCGTCGGCGCATTGGTCATGGCAAGCCTCGATAACGGCATGAGCATCATGAACATTGATTCCTTCTGGCAGCTGATCGTAAAAGGAAGCATTCTGATTTTAGCTGTCTGGTTCGATATCTACAGCCGGACGAAAAATAAAACTTCGTAA
- a CDS encoding xylose ABC transporter ATP-binding protein — MKSITKEFPGVKALDDVTFHVNTGEVHALCGENGAGKSTLMKVLSGLYPHGTYSGTILINGKEQSFQSIKDAEEAGISIIYQELALVKQMTVAENLVLGNEPSKFGIVNKNDMVQRTEKWLNEVGLEGVRADTVTGTLGIGQQQLIEIAKALSKNAKILILDEPTAALTEKEVKILLEILREFKKKGVTCIYISHKLSEVFDIADRITVLRDGQTVASHSVADLDEDKVIAYMVGREIKDRFPRLPSEAKESVLSVKNYSVYKAELPDKKVIDNVSFEVRKGEILGIAGLMGSGRTELVMSLFGAYPGKSEGSVEIEGNNAAIKNTSQAIQHGLALVSEDRKKYGLVLNMDIKNNISMSSLKSISPFSIINRNEEILGGNFYKQKLRVKAPTIETVVGTLSGGNQQKVVLGKWLMTKPKVLILDEPTRGIDVGAKLEIYQIMNELVKEGVAIVMISSELPEVLGMSHRVLVMSEGKFTAEFNAEEADQEKVMRAATGGKVS, encoded by the coding sequence ATGAAATCTATCACCAAGGAATTTCCCGGTGTAAAAGCATTGGATGATGTCACCTTTCATGTCAATACAGGGGAAGTCCATGCCCTTTGCGGAGAAAATGGCGCCGGGAAATCTACGCTGATGAAGGTGCTGAGCGGACTTTATCCACATGGCACTTATTCAGGAACGATATTGATCAATGGCAAGGAACAATCCTTTCAATCCATAAAAGACGCCGAAGAAGCAGGGATATCCATCATTTATCAAGAACTGGCATTGGTAAAACAGATGACCGTCGCCGAGAATTTGGTCCTTGGCAACGAGCCCTCCAAGTTTGGGATCGTCAATAAGAACGACATGGTCCAAAGAACGGAAAAATGGCTCAATGAAGTAGGATTGGAAGGCGTCCGGGCAGACACCGTAACAGGGACGCTTGGAATCGGACAACAGCAGCTGATTGAAATCGCCAAAGCATTATCTAAAAATGCGAAGATCCTTATTTTAGATGAACCGACAGCCGCCTTGACCGAAAAAGAAGTAAAAATCCTATTGGAGATTTTAAGGGAGTTCAAGAAAAAAGGTGTAACGTGCATTTATATTTCCCATAAGCTCAGCGAAGTGTTCGACATAGCTGATCGAATCACTGTGCTGCGGGATGGACAAACGGTTGCCTCCCATTCGGTGGCTGACCTAGATGAGGATAAAGTCATCGCCTACATGGTCGGACGAGAAATAAAGGACCGCTTCCCGCGGCTTCCATCCGAGGCTAAAGAATCGGTGCTGTCCGTAAAAAATTATTCTGTCTACAAAGCGGAGCTCCCGGATAAAAAGGTCATCGATAACGTCTCTTTTGAAGTAAGAAAAGGTGAAATCCTCGGTATTGCCGGGCTAATGGGTTCGGGGAGGACAGAGTTGGTGATGAGCCTATTCGGGGCATACCCTGGAAAAAGTGAAGGCTCCGTTGAAATCGAAGGGAATAACGCAGCCATTAAAAATACATCGCAGGCCATTCAACACGGTTTGGCCCTCGTTTCCGAAGATCGAAAAAAATATGGCCTCGTACTCAATATGGATATTAAAAACAACATATCCATGTCAAGCCTGAAGAGTATATCTCCATTTTCCATCATCAATCGGAATGAAGAAATCCTTGGAGGAAACTTTTATAAGCAAAAGCTTCGTGTGAAAGCACCGACCATCGAAACAGTCGTCGGGACTTTAAGCGGTGGGAACCAGCAAAAAGTCGTTTTGGGTAAATGGCTTATGACAAAGCCGAAGGTCCTGATTCTCGATGAGCCGACCCGTGGAATTGATGTAGGGGCAAAGCTTGAGATTTATCAAATCATGAATGAGCTGGTGAAAGAAGGAGTGGCGATCGTCATGATATCTTCCGAGCTTCCGGAGGTTCTCGGGATGAGCCATCGCGTGCTTGTCATGTCTGAAGGGAAATTCACGGCAGAATTCAATGCGGAAGAAGCGGATCAGGAAAAAGTGATGAGAGCAGCGACGGGAGGAAAGGTTTCATGA
- the xylF gene encoding D-xylose ABC transporter substrate-binding protein, giving the protein MKRTKGLAIISLILVLLLSLVGCTSGTDTAASGAKSKDKKDGKITIGFSLDTLEEERWQKDRDLFVKKAEDLGAKVNVQAANGDDAKQISQAENLISQGVDILVVVPHNAEVAASIVEMAHKEGVKVISYDRLIKNSDVDLYVSFDNERVGEMQAKAITALVPKGNYVMIEGADTDNNAHLFKKGQMNILQPLIDSGDIKVVYDQWTDEWDPANALANMENALTANKNKVDAVVAANDGTAGGVVQALAAQNLAGKVPVSGQDAELAAVKRIVDGTQTMTVYKPIKLIAETVAELSIKMAKGEKVDTTATVNNGKIDVPSILLDPIAVTKDNIDDTIVKDGFHSKEDIYN; this is encoded by the coding sequence ATGAAAAGAACAAAGGGATTAGCCATTATCAGTCTTATTCTTGTGCTTCTGTTATCGCTTGTTGGTTGTACATCGGGCACAGATACTGCCGCAAGCGGCGCAAAATCAAAGGATAAAAAAGACGGGAAAATTACGATCGGTTTCTCGCTTGACACATTAGAAGAGGAACGCTGGCAAAAAGATAGGGACTTATTCGTTAAAAAAGCAGAAGATCTTGGAGCAAAAGTAAACGTTCAAGCAGCAAACGGCGATGATGCAAAGCAAATCTCCCAAGCTGAGAACTTGATCAGCCAAGGGGTCGACATCCTCGTAGTCGTTCCACATAATGCCGAAGTTGCGGCTTCAATTGTGGAAATGGCACATAAAGAAGGCGTCAAGGTAATTTCTTATGACCGTTTGATCAAAAATTCAGATGTGGATCTATATGTATCATTTGACAACGAACGTGTAGGGGAAATGCAGGCAAAAGCGATCACTGCCCTTGTACCGAAAGGGAACTATGTCATGATCGAAGGAGCGGACACGGATAATAACGCTCATTTATTCAAAAAAGGACAGATGAATATCCTTCAGCCATTGATTGACAGCGGGGATATCAAGGTTGTCTACGATCAATGGACGGATGAATGGGATCCTGCCAATGCGTTGGCGAACATGGAAAATGCGTTGACTGCGAATAAAAATAAAGTTGATGCTGTTGTGGCAGCAAACGACGGAACAGCGGGCGGAGTCGTTCAAGCGCTGGCAGCACAAAACCTTGCAGGAAAGGTACCGGTTTCCGGTCAGGATGCCGAGCTGGCGGCTGTGAAACGAATTGTAGATGGGACACAAACGATGACGGTATATAAACCGATTAAATTGATTGCTGAAACAGTCGCTGAATTATCAATCAAAATGGCGAAAGGCGAAAAAGTCGATACAACAGCTACAGTAAACAATGGCAAAATCGATGTTCCATCCATTTTGCTTGACCCGATCGCCGTAACAAAAGATAACATTGACGACACGATCGTCAAGGATGGATTCCATTCCAAAGAAGATATCTATAACTAA
- a CDS encoding response regulator, translated as MKLLIVEDEEIERIALLQILSQSHAEWEFCLAENGKQGIDAVKGWEPDVILMDIKMPLIDGLEASERILREHPFIKIIIVSSYDTFDYAQKALRIGVKDYLLKPSKQKEIIHTVEKVVLEAAEEKRDREKELVLTQRVEAMLPFVESDIVTQLIFDYVHAIHLEESLKLVEVDETVHFYMLVLRLDGGTKEERAAGFNVIKAALKSRNKCWFGPFSGSQAPIILFYSEQQASYRSHAYQCTQHIFDSLKPGNVEATVGIGRMVMNLEEVRTSYYEALRASGKAFQKKRISFYTELIEKEDDGASMWVEIEQNIMEQFYLGNEDQIRSLLANWMEQQAASQTACEEIQQKLIDLFAIMKRYLEEIGYSYTKSFPLMPLLTYRHLKAELNQSLDHLFLFLEQNSQKHESEIAYKVKKYIKDHFTKKDMSLDTLAEAFQLTPQYISKIFKEQCEISYIDFLTKCRIKHAKKLMEGQKSLKEIAYLVGYQDPNYFSRVFKRTCQMSPSQYKRSLIVSKR; from the coding sequence TTGAAGCTATTAATTGTCGAGGATGAAGAAATCGAACGAATCGCATTGCTGCAAATACTTTCACAATCCCATGCCGAGTGGGAGTTCTGTCTGGCCGAGAATGGCAAACAGGGAATCGATGCGGTAAAAGGATGGGAGCCTGACGTCATTTTGATGGATATTAAAATGCCGCTCATCGACGGTTTAGAAGCATCTGAGAGGATATTAAGGGAACATCCTTTCATCAAGATCATCATCGTTTCTTCCTACGACACATTTGATTATGCTCAAAAGGCATTGCGGATCGGAGTGAAGGATTACTTGCTGAAGCCGAGTAAACAAAAGGAAATCATTCATACGGTTGAAAAAGTCGTCCTGGAGGCAGCGGAAGAGAAAAGGGACAGGGAAAAAGAATTGGTCCTGACTCAAAGGGTAGAGGCTATGCTGCCATTTGTCGAAAGTGACATTGTGACACAGCTTATCTTTGACTATGTTCATGCGATTCATTTGGAAGAGAGCCTCAAATTGGTCGAAGTGGATGAAACAGTTCATTTTTATATGCTCGTCCTTCGGCTCGATGGGGGGACAAAAGAGGAGAGAGCCGCTGGATTCAATGTGATCAAGGCTGCCTTGAAGAGCAGGAATAAATGCTGGTTCGGACCATTTTCCGGGTCACAGGCACCTATCATTTTATTTTACTCCGAACAGCAAGCATCCTATAGGTCACATGCCTACCAATGTACCCAGCATATCTTCGATTCTCTCAAACCCGGAAATGTGGAAGCGACTGTTGGCATCGGGAGGATGGTAATGAATTTGGAAGAGGTCAGAACCTCCTATTATGAGGCGTTGAGAGCTTCGGGTAAGGCTTTTCAAAAGAAGCGGATCAGCTTTTATACAGAGCTTATTGAAAAGGAGGACGATGGGGCATCGATGTGGGTGGAAATCGAACAAAACATCATGGAGCAGTTCTATCTTGGAAATGAGGATCAGATTAGGAGTCTATTGGCGAATTGGATGGAACAGCAGGCAGCATCTCAAACAGCCTGTGAGGAAATCCAACAAAAATTGATCGATTTGTTTGCCATTATGAAAAGGTACCTCGAGGAAATCGGCTATAGCTATACGAAATCCTTTCCATTAATGCCGCTATTGACTTACAGGCATTTGAAAGCAGAACTGAATCAATCGCTCGATCATTTGTTTTTGTTTCTAGAACAGAACAGCCAGAAGCACGAATCAGAAATTGCATACAAAGTAAAAAAATATATAAAGGATCATTTCACGAAAAAGGATATGTCGCTTGATACGCTCGCCGAAGCGTTCCAGCTGACTCCCCAGTATATAAGCAAAATTTTCAAGGAACAGTGTGAAATCAGCTACATCGATTTCTTGACGAAGTGTCGGATCAAGCATGCCAAAAAGCTGATGGAAGGGCAGAAATCGTTGAAGGAGATTGCCTATTTGGTCGGCTATCAAGATCCGAATTATTTTAGCAGGGTTTTCAAAAGGACATGCCAGATGTCCCCTTCCCAATATAAACGCTCCTTGATTGTTTCAAAAAGATAA
- a CDS encoding sensor histidine kinase: MTKIQKNILQLTLTILIIMGSFWFLTSYLTDQATKKYNQILENYLLLNNISTLSSKSHESLSTLLNDPTSKNRAKYNQEKQELLSNTKRLSEVEDEHNKIILTNYESLIKNQVEAMDLAKQFSDLGLTDTVTKYYEESLQISQFIDDTTLELFKQKLNDQKKLYKAMMELSKNLQRLGMWTLTLVLFLSLLFSYWFSKGMTKSIFELTGAVKEISAGNLDRTVQIDGKRDDEISYLGRAFDDMRLNIKRYVEELKNKAKLEKELQEHRLLLKESELSRLQNQINPHFLFNTLNMLSKKAYLEGAGETSELITSVASVLRYNLHGNDRTVLLREEIVLLEEYLTILKARFTNRIEYQIVNECHANMMKVPCFILQPIVENAFTHGIEPRERGGHIYVFIKDDVDGLRITVEDNGIGMSEERLNEIRIGKRREGQTTGGIGLSNVMKRLELHYGQKGLLKIMSEEGNGTRIEILLPNEQREDLI; the protein is encoded by the coding sequence ATGACAAAAATACAAAAAAATATTTTGCAATTAACCTTGACGATTTTAATCATCATGGGCTCGTTTTGGTTTTTGACAAGTTATTTAACAGACCAGGCGACAAAAAAATACAATCAAATTTTAGAGAATTACCTTCTGCTCAACAATATTTCCACTCTCAGCTCCAAAAGTCATGAAAGCTTGAGCACCTTGTTGAATGACCCTACTTCAAAAAATAGAGCGAAATATAATCAAGAAAAGCAGGAATTGCTTTCCAATACGAAAAGACTGTCTGAGGTTGAGGATGAACATAATAAAATCATTCTGACAAACTATGAATCCCTGATTAAGAATCAAGTGGAGGCGATGGATCTGGCTAAGCAATTTTCCGATCTGGGTCTGACGGACACCGTGACGAAATATTATGAAGAAAGCCTGCAAATCTCTCAATTCATCGATGATACGACGCTGGAACTCTTCAAGCAAAAGCTGAACGATCAAAAAAAGCTTTACAAGGCCATGATGGAGCTGAGCAAAAACTTACAGCGATTGGGGATGTGGACACTGACGCTTGTTTTATTCCTCTCCTTGCTGTTCTCCTATTGGTTTTCAAAAGGAATGACAAAATCGATATTCGAGTTGACCGGTGCGGTGAAAGAAATATCTGCCGGCAATCTGGATCGTACGGTGCAGATCGATGGAAAAAGGGATGATGAGATCTCCTATTTGGGACGTGCCTTTGACGATATGAGGCTGAACATCAAGCGGTACGTAGAAGAATTGAAGAATAAAGCCAAACTTGAAAAGGAACTTCAGGAGCATCGTCTGCTTCTAAAGGAAAGTGAACTGAGCCGCCTGCAGAATCAAATCAACCCCCACTTCCTCTTCAATACACTGAATATGCTTTCTAAAAAGGCATATTTAGAGGGAGCGGGTGAAACGAGTGAGCTGATTACATCTGTTGCAAGTGTTTTGAGGTACAACCTCCATGGGAATGACCGGACGGTGCTTCTCCGTGAAGAAATCGTCCTTTTAGAGGAGTATTTAACGATTTTGAAGGCGAGGTTCACCAATCGGATCGAATATCAAATCGTGAATGAATGCCATGCGAATATGATGAAGGTTCCGTGCTTCATATTACAGCCGATTGTAGAGAATGCCTTTACCCACGGCATCGAGCCAAGGGAAAGGGGCGGACATATATATGTTTTCATCAAGGACGATGTGGATGGACTACGTATCACAGTGGAAGATAACGGGATCGGAATGAGCGAGGAAAGATTAAATGAGATACGAATTGGAAAGAGGCGCGAAGGTCAAACGACTGGCGGCATCGGATTAAGCAATGTCATGAAGCGTCTGGAGCTTCATTACGGGCAAAAAGGCTTGCTGAAAATTATGTCTGAAGAAGGAAATGGAACACGGATCGAGATTTTGTTGCCAAATGAACAAAGGGAGGATTTAATTTGA
- a CDS encoding sugar ABC transporter substrate-binding protein gives MKKLSMLIFVVLIISAIIPLVNIIKIYPLLFGQAPKVKSKAPVYRAVIISAHLGDPYWDEIIEGAKAEAKSNSINLDVEGSYRANPEEIKKAMEVAIASNVDGMILVGLEEPRFGSIIDKATVKGIPVFTVGADIPTSLRKAYIGTNHEQSGKLVASNLRKLFSTSEKIGVVSLNQDSDIEEERWKGLFETLSKTHEHIYQYTNGDSPSIETQTRELLNQYPDLKIFVTMGPNTEEKVIDAIEERYSMNGIKIFSFDDTKKARELLSSGEINGVLLHSRLDMGKKSIQLLAQWLNKENLPLPTHVYTDIQFIEDKKS, from the coding sequence ATGAAGAAATTATCGATGCTTATTTTTGTCGTGCTCATTATCTCTGCCATCATTCCACTGGTCAATATCATAAAAATTTATCCGCTGTTATTCGGGCAGGCGCCAAAAGTGAAATCAAAAGCGCCCGTCTACAGAGCGGTCATCATCTCCGCTCACCTTGGTGATCCGTATTGGGATGAGATCATCGAAGGTGCAAAGGCTGAGGCGAAATCCAATTCTATCAATCTCGATGTGGAGGGCTCCTATCGTGCGAATCCTGAAGAAATCAAAAAGGCAATGGAAGTTGCAATCGCCTCAAATGTCGATGGGATGATCTTGGTCGGCCTCGAGGAGCCGCGTTTCGGAAGCATCATCGATAAAGCCACAGTGAAAGGAATACCCGTATTTACCGTCGGAGCAGATATCCCGACAAGCCTGCGGAAGGCATACATAGGAACGAATCATGAACAATCCGGGAAGCTCGTTGCTTCCAATCTTCGTAAATTATTCTCCACTTCTGAAAAAATAGGAGTCGTCAGCCTGAACCAGGACTCCGATATTGAAGAGGAAAGGTGGAAGGGACTATTTGAAACTCTATCAAAGACCCACGAGCATATCTATCAATATACGAATGGTGATTCACCTTCCATCGAGACGCAGACAAGGGAATTGCTGAACCAATATCCCGATTTGAAAATTTTCGTCACGATGGGGCCGAATACAGAGGAAAAAGTGATTGACGCGATTGAGGAGCGCTACTCTATGAACGGAATAAAGATTTTCTCGTTCGATGACACAAAAAAGGCGAGGGAATTGCTTTCAAGCGGTGAAATCAATGGTGTCCTTCTCCACTCGAGGCTGGATATGGGAAAGAAAAGCATCCAACTTTTAGCACAGTGGCTAAACAAAGAAAATCTACCATTGCCGACGCATGTTTATACAGATATTCAGTTTATAGAGGATAAAAAATCATGA
- a CDS encoding DinB family protein — MNKKFYDYHVWANKRVFTHLKSLPEGICDKELDSGFPSISAVLKHIYLTDFVWLQTMQGSAFDETRQLAVKKRGLIQELSLQELEAEYEVLAHSFNKFFQENKSVMDQGFTVKHPELGEVETTLADLALHVSNHGTYHRGNITTMLRQIGHPGPSTDYVYFIYEHAKQ; from the coding sequence ATGAATAAGAAATTCTACGACTACCATGTTTGGGCGAACAAACGAGTGTTTACGCATTTAAAAAGCCTGCCGGAAGGAATTTGCGATAAGGAGCTGGACAGCGGCTTCCCTAGTATATCCGCCGTTTTGAAGCACATCTATTTAACCGATTTTGTTTGGCTGCAAACGATGCAAGGGTCTGCCTTTGATGAGACCCGGCAGTTAGCAGTCAAGAAAAGAGGACTGATTCAAGAGCTTTCTCTACAAGAGCTGGAAGCTGAATACGAAGTGCTTGCACATAGCTTCAATAAATTTTTTCAGGAGAATAAGAGTGTCATGGATCAAGGGTTTACGGTCAAACATCCCGAGCTGGGGGAAGTGGAAACGACATTGGCTGATTTAGCGCTGCATGTGTCGAATCACGGAACCTATCATCGTGGAAATATTACAACGATGCTCCGGCAGATTGGACATCCTGGCCCATCGACGGATTATGTATATTTCATTTATGAACACGCGAAGCAATAG
- a CDS encoding helix-turn-helix transcriptional regulator: protein MSKSDNMLSILWLLKTRKRMTAKELSEELEIHIRTIYRYIDALSASGVPIIAEAGHNGGYSLLDHSIEAPLFFNLEEQKALIHAASFAKEAGYPFGKELEAAVSKLKLYTNESQRTRIDRHINGFEVISTSHSHQLENFLKELEQAMVRNHTLTMVYQKGEKDTRTSRNIDPYGLVHWKNKWYVVAYCHYRNQPRSFRVDRIKELTNTDAVFETPVDFSPREFFMKWMLPDPCEQEEKVLIHLHGREQAIADLCQHWFIGRVVKDCTDKDLYLEVSEKEAISYLPYIFISYGQSIEVRKPSFLKNKMISVIQDLLNHHQNGDH, encoded by the coding sequence ATGTCTAAATCCGATAATATGCTTTCCATTCTTTGGCTCTTGAAAACAAGGAAGCGGATGACCGCCAAAGAGCTATCCGAGGAGCTCGAAATCCATATACGGACGATCTACCGCTATATCGATGCTTTATCTGCCAGCGGTGTGCCGATTATAGCAGAAGCAGGGCATAATGGAGGGTACAGCTTGCTGGACCACTCAATAGAAGCCCCGCTGTTTTTCAATCTTGAAGAGCAGAAGGCGCTGATTCATGCAGCCTCGTTTGCAAAAGAGGCAGGCTATCCATTTGGCAAAGAATTAGAGGCGGCCGTTTCGAAGCTGAAACTATACACCAATGAAAGCCAGCGGACCCGGATTGATCGTCATATAAACGGCTTCGAGGTGATCAGCACCTCCCACTCGCATCAGTTGGAAAACTTTTTGAAGGAACTGGAGCAAGCCATGGTCCGGAACCATACCCTCACCATGGTCTATCAAAAGGGCGAAAAAGACACCCGTACATCGAGGAATATCGATCCATATGGACTGGTCCATTGGAAGAATAAATGGTATGTCGTTGCCTACTGCCACTATCGGAATCAACCGAGAAGCTTCCGGGTTGATCGAATTAAGGAATTGACCAACACCGATGCAGTATTTGAAACTCCAGTCGATTTCTCCCCAAGGGAATTTTTCATGAAATGGATGCTTCCCGACCCATGCGAGCAAGAAGAAAAAGTGCTTATCCACCTTCATGGCAGGGAACAAGCAATCGCAGACTTGTGCCAGCATTGGTTTATCGGAAGAGTCGTGAAAGATTGTACGGATAAAGATCTCTATCTGGAAGTGAGTGAAAAGGAAGCGATTTCCTATCTCCCTTACATCTTTATTTCATATGGACAATCGATTGAAGTAAGGAAACCATCTTTTTTAAAGAACAAAATGATCTCAGTCATTCAGGACTTGCTGAACCACCATCAAAATGGCGATCACTGA